The Cetobacterium sp. ZOR0034 genomic sequence AACTATAGTACTGCACATCTTTCAAGGGTTTTAAATCTTCCTGTAATATTGGTGGTTGATGCGATAGGTAAAAGTACTAGTATCGCAGCAGAGGTATTGGGATATAAAATGTTGGATCCAAGAGTCAATATTGCTGGAGTTATAATAAATAGAGTTAGCAGTGAAAAATTGTATTTTATGTTGAAAGAGGCAATTGAAAGTTACACAGACATTCCTTGTATAGGATATTTAAAAAAAGATGAAAATCTAGGAATTAGCAGTAGACATTTGGGATTACTTCAAGCTGATGAGGTCCAAGATTTAAATGAAAAAAAAGAGTTGTTAAAATCGGAGATCAGAAAAACCGTAGATTTTGAAAAACTCGAAAAACTTATTGGAATAGAAACGGATTTTGAATTTGAAGATATTTTTAAAAAGTTTGAAAACAGATTCTCAGAAATAAAAATTGGAGTAGCAAAGGACAAAGCTTTTTCATTTTATTACGAGGATAATTTAGAACTTTTAAAAAGAATGGGAGCTGAACTCGTAGACTTTTCACCGATAGAGGATGAAAAAATTCCAGAAGTTGATTTTTTATATTTTGGTGGAGGTTATCCAGAAAATTATTTAGAAAAATTATCATCTAACGAATCGTTTAAAATCTCTTTGAAAGAGTTTCATAAAAATGGAGGATATATATACGGAGAGTGCGGTGGATTTATGTACCTGAGTAAGGGTATAAAAACTTTAGACGAAAAATTTTATCCGTTAGCTGAATTGATAGATTGTAGTACGAAGATGACCGGTAGATTATTTATAAGTCGATTTGGATATGTAGATGTTGAATATAAAGATTTAAAAGGGAAAGCTCATGAGTTTCATTACTCAACAATTGATGAAGTTGGACAGTGTGAAAGAGAATTTAAGTTAAAGAAGTTAGATGGAAGAGAGTGGTTATGTGGATATAGAAATAAAAATTTAATCGCAGGATATCCTCATCTTCACTTTTTTAAAAATATGGAGATATTAATTGAAATTTTAGAAGGAGCAAAAAAATGTCGTATATAAAAAAACCACAAGATATAGAGATTAGAAGTTTTGAGATAATAGAGGAGGAGTTAGGGAAAAAGGCTGAAGAGTTTTCAGCACAGCATCTTCCTGTAGTAAAAAGAGTAATTCATACAACTGCAGATTTTGAATATGCAGATTTGATAGAGTTTTCTGAGGATGCAGTAGAATCTTGTTTAGAAGCTTTGAAAAAAGGTGGAAAAATATATTGTGATACAAATATGATTGTAAATGGACTTAGCAAAATTACATTAGATAAATTCAATTACTCTGCATATTCATTAGTAGCAGATAAAGATGTTGCAGCAGAGGCTAAAGATAGAGGAGTAACAAGATCAATTGTAGGAATAGAGCATGCTGCAAAGGATCCAAATACAAATATATATCTGATTGGAAATGCACCTACAGCATTGTTTAGATTAAAAGAACTTATAGATTCAGGA encodes the following:
- a CDS encoding cobyrinate a,c-diamide synthase; translated protein: MKGFVLAGTRSGIGKTTVSMALMSAFSDVSPFKVGPDYIDPSFHKFITGNNSYNLDLFLMGEEGVKYSFLKHRKEISIVEGVMGLYDGLGNSLDNYSTAHLSRVLNLPVILVVDAIGKSTSIAAEVLGYKMLDPRVNIAGVIINRVSSEKLYFMLKEAIESYTDIPCIGYLKKDENLGISSRHLGLLQADEVQDLNEKKELLKSEIRKTVDFEKLEKLIGIETDFEFEDIFKKFENRFSEIKIGVAKDKAFSFYYEDNLELLKRMGAELVDFSPIEDEKIPEVDFLYFGGGYPENYLEKLSSNESFKISLKEFHKNGGYIYGECGGFMYLSKGIKTLDEKFYPLAELIDCSTKMTGRLFISRFGYVDVEYKDLKGKAHEFHYSTIDEVGQCEREFKLKKLDGREWLCGYRNKNLIAGYPHLHFFKNMEILIEILEGAKKCRI
- a CDS encoding precorrin-8X methylmutase, whose protein sequence is MSYIKKPQDIEIRSFEIIEEELGKKAEEFSAQHLPVVKRVIHTTADFEYADLIEFSEDAVESCLEALKKGGKIYCDTNMIVNGLSKITLDKFNYSAYSLVADKDVAAEAKDRGVTRSIVGIEHAAKDPNTNIYLIGNAPTALFRLKELIDSGEVEKPALIVGVPVGFVGAAESKEILPGSGIPYIIVKGRKGGSPVAVSILHGILYQLYKREGF